One Acidimicrobiia bacterium genomic window, CGACCGTCACGCTTCACATCGAGAGCCTTCCCCTCTCTGTCACGCCGGCATGAGTGATCGCCTGGAGACTCTCCCCGAGGACTGGGACCGTGCTCTCGCGATCGTGGCGCACCCCGACGACCTCGAGTACGGGGCCGCCGCCGCCATCGCGCGCTGGACGTCTCAGGGGAAGACCGTCACCTACCTGCTCGCCACCCGCGGTGAGGCGGGGATCGCCGGCATGTCACCCGCCGAGGCCGGTCCGCTCCGGGAGGACGAGGAGCGGCGCAGCGCTGCGGTGGTCGGTGTCGACACGGTCGAGTTCCTCGACCACACCGATGGGATCGTCGAGTACGGGCTTCCGCTTCGACGCGACATCGCACTCGCCGTGCGGCGTCACCGCCCCGAGGTCGTGATCACGAACAACCACCGCGACACCTGGGGCGGGTCGGTGCTCAACATGGCCGACCACCGCAACGTCGGCCTCGCGGTACAGGACGGTGTGCGCGACGCCGGCAACGAGTGGGTCTTCACCGACGACACACCGCCCGCGTGGGGCGGCGTGCGTATGGTGTGCCACAACGGGTCACCGGAGCCGACACACGGCGTCGACGTCTCGGGCCACTTCGACCTCGGCATCGCATCGCTT contains:
- a CDS encoding PIG-L deacetylase family protein, whose product is MSDRLETLPEDWDRALAIVAHPDDLEYGAAAAIARWTSQGKTVTYLLATRGEAGIAGMSPAEAGPLREDEERRSAAVVGVDTVEFLDHTDGIVEYGLPLRRDIALAVRRHRPEVVITNNHRDTWGGSVLNMADHRNVGLAVQDGVRDAGNEWVFTDDTPPAWGGVRMVCHNGSPEPTHGVDVSGHFDLGIASLREHRAYLEGLGQTPDDAADWLTGGAEAAGERLGVRYGVTFEVFDF